A stretch of the Oenococcus sp. UCMA 16435 genome encodes the following:
- the pstB gene encoding phosphate ABC transporter ATP-binding protein, which produces MVEKEKYLLTTKNVNLFYGKKQALFDISLSFPKNGITALIGPSGSGKTTYLRSLNRMHDLTPGVKVEGKFLFHDNDIYSDNFDLVDLRKRIGMVFQQPTPFPFSIYENVAFGLRLGKKIPKHQLDEDVEKALRQAGVWNEVKDRLDANALGLSGGQQQRVSVARVLATKPDILLLDEPTSALDPISSRVVEDSLLDLKNEYCLIIVTHNMQQAARISQTTAFFNDGHLIEVGKTRDIFLNPKEEETQDYVSGKFG; this is translated from the coding sequence ATGGTGGAAAAAGAAAAATATTTATTAACGACTAAAAATGTGAATCTTTTTTATGGAAAGAAACAAGCCTTGTTTGACATAAGTTTGTCTTTTCCGAAAAATGGCATCACAGCTCTGATCGGGCCGTCAGGTTCTGGGAAAACGACTTATCTTCGTAGCCTTAATCGAATGCACGATTTGACTCCTGGTGTTAAAGTCGAAGGCAAATTCTTGTTTCACGACAATGATATTTATTCGGATAATTTTGATTTAGTTGATTTACGTAAACGAATTGGAATGGTTTTTCAACAACCAACTCCTTTTCCTTTTAGTATTTATGAAAATGTTGCTTTTGGTCTGAGACTTGGTAAAAAAATACCCAAGCATCAATTAGATGAAGATGTTGAAAAAGCTTTGCGTCAGGCTGGCGTTTGGAATGAAGTTAAAGATCGACTTGATGCGAATGCCTTGGGTCTATCTGGTGGCCAACAGCAGCGTGTTAGTGTTGCACGTGTTTTAGCGACTAAACCGGATATTTTACTGTTGGATGAACCAACAAGTGCACTTGATCCAATTTCGAGCCGAGTTGTTGAAGATTCGCTTTTGGATTTAAAAAATGAATATTGTTTGATTATTGTGACTCATAATATGCAGCAAGCGGCTAGGATCAGTCAAACCACTGCTTTCTTTAATGATGGCCATTTGATTGAGGTTGGCAAAACACGTGATATTTTCCTAAATCCAAAAGAAGAAGAGACGCAGGACTATGTTAGTGGTAAATTTGGATAA
- the phoU gene encoding phosphate signaling complex protein PhoU — translation MSRIFDIEMEDLDDQFRSMGKMVARTIDKSVVGFMAHDTKTAEEIIDRDHEINEREAAIEKKTFEMIALYQPVTTDLREVVTILKAVSVLERMGDYARDIAYSTIRIHHRENGDRRMPEIERKISEMGLMATRTFDEILDAYVSNSIDDAQKVADHSEEVSQLSATIRKDILISMKGDVDTIDAGADYLVVVGYLKRTADHATDIAEWLVYKRSGKIVELNPGSSSFI, via the coding sequence GTGAGCAGAATTTTTGATATCGAAATGGAAGATTTGGATGACCAATTCCGTAGTATGGGGAAAATGGTTGCCAGAACAATTGATAAATCGGTAGTCGGTTTTATGGCCCACGACACAAAGACGGCCGAAGAAATTATTGATCGCGATCATGAAATCAATGAAAGAGAAGCTGCGATTGAAAAAAAGACTTTTGAAATGATTGCCTTGTACCAACCAGTGACAACTGATTTAAGAGAGGTTGTAACAATCTTGAAGGCTGTTTCTGTTTTGGAAAGAATGGGTGACTATGCTCGCGATATTGCCTATTCGACTATTCGGATTCATCATCGCGAAAATGGCGATCGAAGGATGCCTGAAATCGAAAGAAAAATTTCTGAAATGGGTTTGATGGCTACACGCACTTTTGATGAGATTTTGGATGCTTATGTTTCTAATTCGATTGATGATGCGCAAAAAGTTGCCGACCACTCTGAAGAAGTAAGCCAACTTTCAGCGACGATTCGTAAAGATATATTAATTTCTATGAAAGGTGATGTTGATACAATTGATGCTGGAGCCGATTATTTGGTTGTTGTTGGTTATTTGAAACGTACTGCTGATCATGCAACTGATATTGCTGAATGGTTGGTCTATAAACGTAGCGGTAAAATTGTCGAGTTGAATCCAGGTTCGTCGAGCTTTATTTAA
- a CDS encoding phage holin family protein gives MSFLYKLVVNTLIFVVFHYLFPYGLTVKDWTSALVAAVVLALLNTFLKPLLHIISFPITFITLGLFSIVINMIVLAVDDSLVSGITIHGWGWVFILSLVFSFAQSWITSTERIR, from the coding sequence ATGAGTTTTTTATATAAATTGGTTGTCAATACCTTAATTTTCGTTGTTTTCCATTATTTGTTTCCTTATGGATTAACAGTTAAAGATTGGACTTCGGCGCTTGTGGCTGCAGTAGTCCTAGCTTTGTTAAACACTTTTCTTAAACCACTTTTACATATTATTTCTTTTCCAATTACTTTTATCACGTTGGGATTATTCAGCATTGTTATTAATATGATAGTTTTGGCCGTTGATGATAGTTTGGTCTCTGGAATTACGATTCATGGCTGGGGCTGGGTATTTATCTTGAGTTTGGTTTTCAGCTTCGCCCAAAGTTGGATTACAAGTACTGAAAGGATTAGATAA
- the hprK gene encoding HPr(Ser) kinase/phosphatase has translation MDEQQNVTVRDLVQNTALRVVWGENHLERPITVPDIARPGLQLTGFLDYFEPRRVQLYGVNETEYAKTMTHERKMIVFKKMASETTPAFVISTNLKIPEELVEAAKDAQIPVLTSSLTSSRLLSNMTYYLGAQLSERKTVHGVLIDINGIGVLLTGDPGIGKTEAALELIQQGKARLIADDRVDIYAEDEQRLVGAPSEVLANLMEVRGIGIIDVLKTYGAATIRDHTTIVLNIDLKRSNEKVQNFDRLGDGGASFEILGISIPRMELPVTSGRNTASVIDAAALKYRTERMGFDALSTLEKRQTKLIKENEIHDQANT, from the coding sequence ATGGATGAACAACAAAATGTAACAGTAAGAGATTTGGTTCAAAATACAGCCCTTCGAGTTGTTTGGGGCGAAAATCATTTAGAACGTCCGATTACCGTTCCTGATATAGCTCGTCCTGGTTTACAGCTGACGGGATTTTTAGATTATTTCGAACCACGACGGGTTCAATTATATGGTGTTAATGAGACCGAATATGCTAAAACAATGACTCACGAACGGAAGATGATTGTTTTTAAAAAAATGGCAAGCGAAACAACGCCAGCTTTCGTTATTTCAACCAATTTAAAAATTCCAGAAGAGCTGGTTGAAGCGGCTAAAGATGCTCAGATTCCAGTTCTAACCAGTTCTTTAACTTCTTCTCGCCTGCTTTCGAATATGACTTATTATCTTGGCGCTCAACTATCGGAACGAAAGACGGTTCATGGTGTTTTGATTGATATCAATGGGATTGGCGTTCTGTTAACCGGTGATCCGGGAATTGGAAAAACCGAGGCTGCTCTCGAATTGATTCAACAAGGAAAAGCCCGCTTAATTGCTGATGATCGGGTTGATATATATGCTGAAGATGAGCAACGTTTAGTTGGCGCACCATCAGAAGTTTTAGCCAATTTAATGGAAGTCCGGGGAATTGGCATCATTGATGTTTTGAAGACTTATGGCGCAGCAACAATTCGCGATCATACGACAATTGTTCTAAATATTGATTTGAAGCGTTCGAATGAAAAGGTTCAGAATTTTGATCGTTTGGGTGACGGAGGTGCCAGTTTTGAAATTCTCGGGATTTCAATTCCTAGAATGGAATTGCCAGTTACTTCCGGTAGAAACACTGCTAGTGTGATTGATGCTGCTGCTCTAAAGTACCGAACAGAAAGAATGGGTTTTGATGCCTTATCAACCTTGGAAAAACGACAAACAAAATTAATTAAGGAAAATGAAATCCATGACCAAGCAAACACATAA
- a CDS encoding NAD(P)H-dependent glycerol-3-phosphate dehydrogenase has protein sequence MTKQTHKIAILGAGSWGTALASTFSINGNQVILWGNNQSAIDDINKNHRNSRYLQEAPLDRNLKATNDLRVALKDAEIVLFVVPTSAVRQVARQVDDILPNLENQIIFGHAIKGIEVDSNKRVSQMICEEIPSIREDDLFFISGPSHAESVVKKAITLIAVASSNQKKARIIQLALSNSFFRVYTNSDLRGSEYAAALKNVLAIAGGIIKGLKMTDNTQAALITRGLVEMRRLGVALGGKSETFDGLAGLGDLIVTAMSANSRNFRAGLGLSSGKSLKQVQKEMGMVIEGVKTAKAVDQLSRKNNISMPISKSVYKILYENAKIDDVVADLMNRPLISEE, from the coding sequence ATGACCAAGCAAACACATAAAATTGCTATTCTTGGAGCTGGTTCCTGGGGAACGGCTTTGGCTTCAACTTTTTCTATCAATGGAAATCAGGTAATTCTTTGGGGAAATAATCAAAGTGCTATTGATGATATCAATAAAAATCATCGGAATAGCAGGTATCTTCAAGAAGCACCTTTGGATCGAAACCTTAAAGCGACTAATGATTTGAGGGTCGCTTTAAAGGATGCAGAGATTGTTTTGTTCGTTGTACCAACTTCAGCAGTTCGCCAGGTTGCTCGGCAAGTGGACGATATTTTGCCTAATTTAGAAAATCAAATTATTTTTGGTCATGCTATTAAAGGAATTGAAGTAGATTCCAATAAGCGTGTCAGCCAGATGATTTGTGAAGAAATTCCAAGTATCAGGGAAGATGACTTGTTCTTCATTTCCGGACCTTCTCATGCCGAGTCGGTTGTTAAAAAAGCAATTACTTTAATTGCAGTTGCAAGTTCCAATCAAAAAAAAGCAAGGATTATTCAACTGGCTTTGTCTAATTCTTTCTTTCGTGTCTACACTAATTCTGATTTGCGTGGATCAGAATATGCGGCAGCTTTAAAAAATGTCCTTGCAATTGCCGGTGGTATTATTAAAGGCCTTAAAATGACTGATAATACTCAGGCAGCCTTGATTACCCGTGGTCTTGTCGAGATGCGTCGCTTGGGAGTTGCTTTAGGCGGTAAAAGTGAGACATTTGATGGCTTGGCTGGTTTAGGTGATTTGATTGTTACTGCCATGTCGGCAAATTCTCGTAATTTCCGGGCTGGTCTCGGTCTTTCTTCGGGAAAAAGTTTGAAGCAGGTTCAAAAAGAGATGGGTATGGTGATTGAGGGTGTTAAAACAGCTAAAGCAGTAGACCAATTGTCAAGAAAAAACAATATTTCTATGCCAATTAGCAAAAGTGTCTATAAAATACTCTATGAAAATGCGAAAATAGATGATGTAGTCGCTGATCTTATGAATCGGCCACTGATCTCGGAGGAATAA
- the galU gene encoding UTP--glucose-1-phosphate uridylyltransferase GalU codes for MVQKVKKAVIPAAGLGTRFLPATKALAKEMLPIVDTPTIQFIVEEAIQSGIEDIVIVDGKSKRSIEDHFDSNTELEDNLSAKGKDKLLKLVQDTTDLNIYFIRQSHPRGLGDAVLKAKSFIGNEPFVVMLGDDLMTDRVPLTKQLIDRYNETEQSTLAVMPVPHEETSKYGVIDPSKEVKPGLFEVKNFVEKPRPQDAPSDLAIIGRYLFTPTIFAELENTMPGKGNEIQLTDAIESLNHKEHVYAHQFNGKRYDIGSKIGFLETNIEFGLNHPDTGEELRKYIKELAKTL; via the coding sequence ATGGTACAAAAAGTTAAAAAGGCCGTCATTCCGGCCGCTGGATTAGGTACACGTTTTTTGCCTGCAACAAAGGCTTTGGCAAAGGAAATGCTGCCGATTGTTGATACACCAACAATCCAATTTATTGTTGAAGAAGCAATTCAATCAGGAATTGAAGATATTGTCATCGTTGACGGGAAATCGAAACGTTCAATTGAAGATCACTTTGATTCCAATACGGAATTGGAAGATAATTTGTCTGCTAAAGGCAAAGACAAGTTATTAAAATTAGTTCAGGATACGACTGATTTGAATATTTATTTTATTAGGCAGTCGCATCCACGTGGCTTAGGGGACGCTGTTTTGAAGGCAAAATCCTTTATTGGCAACGAACCTTTTGTCGTCATGCTTGGTGACGATCTAATGACTGATCGTGTCCCTTTGACCAAACAATTAATCGATCGTTATAACGAAACCGAACAGTCAACTTTAGCAGTGATGCCGGTTCCCCACGAAGAAACTTCAAAATATGGTGTAATTGACCCTTCTAAGGAAGTTAAGCCAGGTTTGTTTGAAGTTAAAAATTTTGTTGAAAAGCCACGTCCTCAGGATGCGCCTTCTGATTTGGCGATTATTGGACGCTATTTATTTACACCGACAATTTTTGCTGAACTTGAAAATACGATGCCTGGCAAGGGAAATGAGATTCAGTTGACTGATGCAATCGAAAGTTTGAACCATAAAGAACATGTTTATGCTCACCAGTTTAACGGTAAGCGTTATGACATTGGTTCAAAGATTGGTTTTCTTGAAACGAACATTGAATTTGGACTGAACCATCCCGATACTGGTGAAGAACTTCGTAAGTATATTAAAGAGCTTGCCAAGACACTCTAA
- the trxB gene encoding thioredoxin-disulfide reductase gives MTQKYDVVIIGAGPAGMTAATYASRANLSVMMIDKGIYGGQMNDTAEVENYPAFDSILGPDLAEKMYASSTRFGAEYAFGEVQNVIDHGKTKTVITDDEQYEAKVVIIASGATHRHINVPGEDKYSGRGVSYCAVCDGAFFKNEQIVVIGGGDSAVEEASYLANLAKDVTIVHRRDQLRASRIAQKRAFDTDNIDFSWNKQTEEIIGDGEKVTGVKVLDKITNKESVIKTNGAFIYVGIDPNTQGLENLGILDEKGWVLTDENMQTKVPGVYAIGDVRKDSIRQIAAAVGDGAVAGKILFDYVQSLSDTEVEA, from the coding sequence ATGACGCAGAAATATGATGTCGTGATAATCGGCGCTGGGCCAGCCGGAATGACGGCTGCGACTTATGCCAGCCGAGCAAATTTATCAGTCATGATGATTGATAAGGGTATTTATGGTGGCCAGATGAATGATACAGCTGAGGTTGAAAATTACCCGGCTTTTGATTCAATATTGGGACCGGATTTGGCCGAGAAAATGTATGCAAGTTCAACTCGTTTTGGAGCTGAATATGCTTTTGGCGAAGTTCAAAATGTAATTGATCACGGGAAAACAAAAACCGTGATTACCGATGATGAACAATACGAGGCGAAAGTTGTAATTATTGCCAGTGGAGCAACTCACCGCCATATTAACGTTCCCGGAGAAGATAAATATTCTGGTCGTGGCGTTTCTTATTGTGCCGTTTGTGATGGGGCTTTCTTTAAAAATGAGCAAATTGTCGTAATTGGAGGTGGTGATTCGGCCGTCGAAGAAGCTAGCTATTTAGCTAATTTAGCTAAGGATGTTACGATTGTTCACCGTCGTGATCAATTGAGAGCTTCTCGAATTGCTCAAAAACGAGCTTTTGATACGGACAACATTGATTTTTCTTGGAACAAACAGACTGAAGAAATTATTGGTGATGGTGAAAAGGTAACCGGTGTTAAAGTTCTCGATAAAATTACTAACAAAGAATCTGTGATTAAGACGAACGGTGCCTTTATATACGTTGGGATAGACCCAAACACCCAAGGATTAGAAAATTTGGGTATTTTGGATGAAAAAGGTTGGGTTCTTACTGATGAAAACATGCAGACTAAAGTTCCCGGTGTTTATGCTATTGGGGATGTTCGAAAAGATTCCATTCGTCAGATTGCTGCTGCCGTTGGTGATGGGGCCGTTGCAGGGAAAATTTTATTCGATTATGTTCAAAGCCTTTCTGATACAGAGGTAGAAGCCTGA
- the yvcK gene encoding uridine diphosphate-N-acetylglucosamine-binding protein YvcK gives MTDRKKRNIVVIGGGSGLPVILRPLRDCNVEVTAIVTVADDGGSSGVIRNFMNIVPPGDIRNALVSLSLLPEDFLDTFQYRFDSSDEFFKNHALGNLIIAAMTEMSGDIFGAVQKLGRYMMISGKVYPVANVPLVLHAAFTDGTTGVGEHEITIAHKVIKKLSITTEDGKQPIPTSEVLLAINHADMIVFGPGSLYTSILPNLVIPVVGKAVKESPAKKVYIANIMTQKGETDNYTDASHIKAIYQNVSNNIVDYVLTNTAVVPEDYIDYQKWNEISTQVKVNTNEDRKLGVTPITGDFLKLRDQGAFHDGDKIAGKLLDILDNKFK, from the coding sequence GTGACGGACAGAAAAAAAAGAAATATTGTCGTAATTGGTGGTGGTTCCGGTTTGCCGGTCATTTTGCGCCCTCTACGAGATTGTAATGTCGAGGTAACGGCAATTGTAACTGTTGCTGATGATGGTGGATCGTCAGGTGTGATAAGAAATTTCATGAATATTGTTCCGCCTGGAGACATTAGGAATGCTTTGGTCTCTTTATCCTTGCTACCGGAAGATTTTTTGGATACTTTTCAATACCGTTTTGACTCTTCGGATGAGTTTTTTAAAAATCACGCTTTAGGAAATTTGATTATTGCAGCGATGACAGAAATGTCGGGTGATATCTTTGGAGCGGTGCAAAAACTTGGCCGTTATATGATGATTTCTGGAAAAGTTTATCCAGTGGCTAATGTCCCTTTGGTTTTGCACGCTGCTTTTACCGATGGAACGACTGGTGTAGGCGAACACGAAATTACAATCGCCCATAAAGTGATTAAAAAGTTATCGATTACAACCGAGGATGGCAAGCAACCTATACCGACTTCGGAAGTTTTGTTAGCGATTAATCATGCTGATATGATCGTCTTTGGTCCGGGTTCACTTTATACTTCGATTTTGCCTAACTTGGTTATTCCGGTTGTTGGTAAAGCAGTCAAAGAGAGTCCGGCAAAGAAGGTTTATATTGCCAATATTATGACTCAAAAAGGTGAAACGGATAATTATACGGATGCCAGCCATATTAAAGCGATTTATCAAAACGTTTCCAACAATATCGTTGACTATGTTTTGACTAATACGGCGGTTGTACCTGAAGATTATATCGATTATCAAAAATGGAATGAAATTTCAACCCAGGTTAAGGTCAATACAAATGAGGATCGAAAACTTGGAGTTACTCCGATTACCGGAGATTTTCTTAAATTGCGCGATCAGGGTGCTTTCCACGATGGCGATAAAATTGCCGGGAAATTACTCGATATTCTGGATAATAAATTTAAATGA
- the whiA gene encoding DNA-binding protein WhiA, protein MTFTQQVKKELSILPINIKTSKSELSAIFRLNGIYHLGSAVGNTLEVQTQNPASARRTYQLLSQTYEADIQTNIERGGSTKIFGLHRYGVITMKQADQILDDIQLDPFSSDRRVPEVFLNSQAKQQAFLRAAFLSTGSVNAPNSKNYHLEISAADEDLIEQIFSIMNNRNFNLGAKIADRRNKLIVYLKTGERISDFLSIIQATSSMLHFEDARIMSDMRNSANRLANADNANVTRMAEAAERQYEAMDLLRQQNLLDNLPEKLRIVADLRLENPEASLSDLAEMIEGQELTKSGINHRMRKLMQIVKELSDKKV, encoded by the coding sequence ATGACTTTTACCCAACAAGTTAAAAAAGAACTTTCAATATTGCCGATTAATATTAAGACGTCAAAGTCGGAGCTATCGGCAATATTTCGTTTGAATGGTATTTATCATCTTGGCAGTGCTGTCGGGAATACTTTGGAAGTTCAGACTCAAAATCCTGCCAGCGCAAGAAGAACTTATCAATTGCTTTCACAAACTTACGAAGCAGATATTCAAACGAATATCGAAAGAGGAGGTTCGACAAAAATTTTCGGTCTGCATCGCTATGGTGTTATTACAATGAAGCAAGCCGATCAGATTCTTGACGATATACAACTTGATCCTTTTTCCAGTGATCGACGGGTTCCGGAAGTTTTTTTGAATTCTCAAGCAAAGCAGCAGGCTTTTTTGCGAGCTGCTTTTTTATCAACCGGATCGGTTAATGCTCCTAACTCTAAAAATTATCATTTAGAAATCTCTGCTGCTGATGAGGACTTAATTGAGCAGATTTTTTCAATTATGAATAATCGCAATTTTAATTTGGGTGCAAAAATTGCCGACCGTCGGAATAAATTAATCGTTTATTTAAAAACCGGCGAGCGAATTTCCGATTTTTTATCAATTATTCAGGCAACCAGTTCGATGTTGCATTTCGAGGATGCGAGAATCATGTCGGACATGCGTAATTCAGCCAATCGTTTAGCTAATGCCGACAATGCCAATGTTACCCGTATGGCCGAAGCCGCCGAGAGACAGTACGAAGCGATGGATCTTTTGCGTCAACAAAACCTCTTGGATAACTTACCGGAAAAATTAAGAATTGTTGCTGATTTACGATTAGAGAATCCGGAAGCCAGTTTAAGCGATCTAGCCGAAATGATCGAAGGGCAGGAATTAACGAAATCCGGGATCAATCATCGGATGCGAAAATTGATGCAAATCGTGAAGGAATTGAGTGATAAAAAAGTTTGA
- a CDS encoding ATP-dependent Clp protease proteolytic subunit has product MWPGVIEQTANGRESYDLPSRLLKDRIILVQGEVEDQMATSIVAQLLFLDAQDPNKDIYMYINSPGGSVTAGMAIVDTMNFIRSDVQTIVMGMAASMATIIASSGTKDKRFMLPNAEYLIHQPMGGAGAGTQQTDMSIIADQLLKTRQRLNNILKENSGQPIEKIEQDTERDHWMDSKETLDYGLIDKILINKEKNKSEKKK; this is encoded by the coding sequence ATGTGGCCTGGAGTTATTGAACAAACAGCAAATGGACGCGAGAGTTATGATCTTCCAAGTCGTCTTTTAAAGGACCGAATTATTTTGGTTCAAGGAGAAGTCGAAGATCAAATGGCAACGAGCATTGTTGCTCAACTATTGTTCTTGGATGCTCAAGATCCAAATAAGGATATATATATGTATATAAATTCACCAGGGGGATCGGTTACGGCTGGTATGGCAATTGTCGATACAATGAACTTTATTAGATCCGATGTTCAAACAATTGTCATGGGAATGGCTGCTTCAATGGCAACCATTATTGCTTCATCTGGTACCAAAGATAAACGCTTTATGCTTCCCAACGCTGAATACTTGATTCATCAGCCAATGGGAGGTGCTGGAGCTGGCACACAGCAGACTGATATGTCGATTATTGCTGATCAACTGTTAAAGACTCGTCAGAGGTTAAACAACATTTTAAAAGAGAACTCTGGTCAGCCGATTGAAAAGATTGAGCAGGATACTGAACGTGATCACTGGATGGATTCCAAAGAAACTTTGGATTATGGTTTGATTGATAAGATTTTAATCAATAAAGAAAAAAACAAATCCGAAAAGAAAAAGTAA
- a CDS encoding transcriptional regulator gives MEIDIKAYLIDHDLTIYQVAKAGGYGYTTIHKSFNKPQSDATSLNLRDLDALAQATQSSMWEVLKELETDYLED, from the coding sequence ATGGAAATTGACATAAAGGCCTATCTAATAGATCACGATTTGACGATTTATCAAGTTGCCAAGGCGGGAGGATATGGCTATACGACAATTCATAAATCTTTTAACAAGCCACAATCCGATGCGACGAGCCTGAATCTACGGGACCTCGACGCTCTTGCGCAAGCAACTCAAAGTAGTATGTGGGAGGTTTTAAAAGAATTAGAAACCGATTATTTAGAAGATTGA
- a CDS encoding ATP-dependent Clp protease ATP-binding subunit, with protein MANNDYFNSSNNDPFNSMDDIFNNLMGRMNGINSDSRYLINGQEVSPEEFAAYRQSGRTPINGQFQEVGSQIQPEQTGPAVSQENGHSKKTGILEKLGRNLTEEARQGKLDPVIGRNKEIQETAEILSRRTKNNPVLVGDAGVGKTAVVEGLAQAIINGNVPAAIKGKEIYSIDISALEAGTQYRGSFEENIQKLISEVKNAGNVILFFDEIHQILGAGNTGEESGSKGMADILKPALSRGEVSVIGATTQDEYRNTIMKNAALARRFNEVTVNAPSPEDTLAILKGVRSLYEKHHHVKFPDDALKAAVDYSVQYIPQRSLPDKAIDLVDMTAAHLSAQHPVTDKVSLENDLKNAKTEQDQAAAKENFEKAAAAKKRVEKLEDKLKNISSENKKEAVVVKPNDIAQSVERLTGIPVAKMGANDIEHLKGISDRLKGKVIGQNDAVEAVARAVRRNRAGFDEGNRPIGSFLFVGPTGVGKTELAKQLALDMFGSKDAIIRLDMSEYSDLTASSKLIGTSAGYVGYNDNQNTLTEKVRRNPYSIVLLDEIEKANPQIITLLLQVLDDGRLTDGQGNVVNFKNTVVIATSNAGFGNELNNKTEAQGKSVIERLEPYFRPEFLNRFNAIVEFSHLSKDDLKQIVELMLTEVNQTLAKKGIKLEVTQAAKDYLMNQGYDEAMGARPLRRVIEQQIRDKVTDFYLDNLDAKNLKADIDNGTIKITGK; from the coding sequence ATGGCTAATAATGATTATTTTAATAGCAGTAATAACGATCCATTTAACTCGATGGATGACATATTTAATAATTTAATGGGACGTATGAACGGAATTAATTCTGATTCTCGTTATTTAATCAATGGACAAGAAGTAAGCCCGGAAGAGTTTGCTGCCTATCGTCAAAGTGGAAGAACGCCGATTAACGGTCAATTTCAAGAAGTTGGATCGCAGATTCAGCCTGAACAAACAGGACCAGCTGTTTCTCAAGAAAATGGTCATTCGAAGAAAACGGGCATTTTGGAAAAACTTGGTCGTAATTTGACCGAAGAGGCTCGACAGGGCAAACTTGATCCGGTAATTGGCAGGAACAAAGAAATTCAGGAAACTGCCGAAATTTTAAGTCGAAGAACGAAGAATAATCCGGTTTTGGTTGGCGATGCCGGAGTTGGAAAAACGGCCGTTGTCGAAGGGCTGGCTCAGGCAATTATCAATGGAAATGTTCCAGCAGCGATTAAGGGCAAGGAAATCTATTCAATCGATATTTCTGCTCTTGAAGCAGGCACCCAGTATCGTGGAAGCTTTGAAGAAAATATTCAAAAATTGATTAGTGAAGTTAAAAATGCTGGTAACGTGATTCTTTTCTTTGATGAAATTCACCAAATTTTAGGTGCCGGTAATACCGGTGAAGAGTCCGGTTCTAAAGGAATGGCTGATATCCTAAAACCAGCTTTAAGTCGGGGCGAGGTTTCTGTGATTGGTGCCACAACCCAAGATGAGTATCGGAATACGATTATGAAAAACGCAGCTTTGGCACGTCGTTTTAACGAAGTTACCGTTAATGCGCCAAGTCCGGAAGATACTTTGGCAATTTTAAAAGGTGTCCGTTCACTTTACGAAAAACATCATCACGTTAAGTTTCCCGATGATGCCTTAAAAGCGGCTGTTGATTATTCTGTTCAGTATATTCCGCAAAGATCTTTGCCGGATAAAGCGATTGATCTGGTAGACATGACAGCGGCTCACTTATCGGCCCAACATCCGGTAACAGATAAAGTCAGTTTGGAAAATGATTTGAAAAATGCCAAAACAGAACAGGATCAAGCTGCTGCAAAAGAAAATTTCGAGAAAGCTGCAGCTGCTAAAAAGCGGGTTGAGAAGCTTGAAGATAAGCTGAAAAACATTTCCAGCGAAAATAAAAAAGAAGCAGTCGTCGTTAAACCGAATGATATTGCTCAATCGGTCGAGCGTTTAACTGGCATCCCTGTAGCTAAAATGGGTGCTAATGATATCGAGCATCTAAAGGGCATTTCCGATCGTTTAAAGGGCAAAGTAATTGGCCAAAACGATGCCGTCGAAGCGGTTGCCCGAGCTGTCCGTCGCAATCGGGCCGGTTTTGACGAAGGGAATCGTCCAATTGGAAGTTTCCTATTCGTTGGTCCAACCGGAGTAGGAAAAACTGAATTGGCCAAGCAATTGGCTTTGGATATGTTTGGTTCCAAAGATGCGATTATTCGCCTGGATATGTCTGAATATTCCGATTTAACTGCTAGTTCTAAACTGATCGGTACATCAGCCGGATATGTCGGCTACAACGATAATCAAAATACGCTTACAGAAAAAGTCCGGCGCAATCCTTATTCGATTGTTTTGCTTGATGAGATCGAAAAAGCTAATCCACAAATTATCACTCTCTTGCTTCAAGTTCTAGACGATGGTCGTTTGACGGATGGGCAAGGCAATGTTGTCAACTTTAAGAATACGGTTGTGATTGCTACTTCAAACGCCGGTTTTGGCAATGAGTTAAATAATAAAACAGAAGCCCAAGGCAAGTCAGTTATTGAACGCTTGGAACCTTATTTCCGTCCGGAATTTTTGAATCGTTTTAATGCAATCGTTGAATTCAGTCATTTAAGTAAAGATGATCTAAAACAGATTGTTGAATTAATGCTTACGGAAGTTAACCAGACTTTGGCTAAGAAGGGCATAAAGTTGGAAGTTACTCAAGCTGCAAAAGATTATTTGATGAATCAAGGATACGATGAAGCAATGGGAGCCCGTCCTTTGCGGAGAGTGATTGAACAACAAATTCGCGATAAAGTTACTGACTTCTATCTCGATAATCTTGATGCTAAGAATCTTAAAGCGGATATCGATAATGGAACGATTAAGATTACCGGCAAATAA